One stretch of Verrucomicrobiota bacterium DNA includes these proteins:
- the tsaB gene encoding tRNA (adenosine(37)-N6)-threonylcarbamoyltransferase complex dimerization subunit type 1 TsaB: MIALTLEFSSPVRSVAVMTLDAGRASAEMPGHASDDGERPARPLALVDRALQQARIEREAIECLIVGLGPGSYTGIRSAIALAQGWQLARPVVLLGVSSADALASGTHAQGWLGCVGVVIDAQRGEFYFAGYEISKTGWRLKEPLRIARKEETPALAAAYPTIAGPEATRFFKEARIVYPDARLLGALAKGRADFTTGEKLEPIYLRATTFVKAPPPRILL, from the coding sequence GTGATTGCGCTCACTCTTGAATTCTCTTCGCCTGTGCGCAGTGTCGCGGTGATGACGCTCGATGCGGGGCGCGCTTCGGCAGAAATGCCGGGCCATGCGTCCGATGACGGAGAAAGACCAGCCCGGCCGCTCGCGCTCGTCGATCGTGCCCTGCAACAAGCGCGCATTGAGCGCGAAGCCATCGAATGCCTGATCGTCGGGCTTGGACCGGGTTCCTACACGGGAATTCGGTCCGCCATCGCGCTGGCGCAAGGCTGGCAACTCGCGCGCCCGGTCGTGCTCCTCGGTGTGAGCAGCGCGGACGCCCTCGCGTCTGGAACTCACGCGCAAGGTTGGCTCGGCTGCGTCGGGGTGGTCATCGACGCGCAACGGGGCGAGTTTTATTTTGCGGGCTACGAAATCAGCAAAACCGGATGGCGGTTGAAGGAACCGCTTCGCATCGCCCGAAAGGAAGAAACGCCCGCGCTGGCTGCCGCGTACCCAACGATTGCGGGGCCTGAAGCAACCCGGTTCTTCAAGGAAGCGCGAATCGTTTATCCCGACGCCCGGCTGCTGGGCGCACTGGCCAAAGGCCGGGCAGATTTCACAACCGGAGAAAAGTTGGAGCCGATCTATTTGCGCGCAACAACCTTCGTCAAAGCCCCGCCGCCACGAATCCTCTTATGA
- a CDS encoding CPBP family intramembrane metalloprotease — protein MLSEKPWRPDVVLRFLLALFTSIFTGVLLVGWLNSRSSPFAFDPRFLTVVVGALTFHGMALVLTYFFLREHEVSWSEAFGFRAPRVGRALLLSVTIGIVILPMAWSLARVSAKLMARLHFDPVVQDTVQTLQTAESTELKILLGVLAVLVAPVAEELVFRGILYPVIKQQGFPRLALWGTSLLFAAIHNNAMIFLSLTLLAVILTLLYETTNNLLAPIVTHSLFNLANYFWLIIQPTAR, from the coding sequence ATGTTATCCGAGAAACCCTGGAGACCCGACGTCGTGTTGCGATTTCTCCTGGCGTTGTTCACCAGCATCTTCACCGGCGTGCTTCTCGTGGGATGGTTGAACTCCCGATCGTCGCCCTTCGCGTTCGATCCCCGCTTTCTGACGGTCGTCGTGGGCGCTTTGACGTTTCATGGCATGGCGCTGGTGTTGACTTATTTCTTTCTGCGCGAACATGAAGTGAGCTGGTCCGAGGCGTTTGGGTTCCGCGCCCCGCGGGTGGGCCGGGCGCTGCTGCTGTCGGTGACGATTGGAATTGTCATTCTGCCCATGGCCTGGTCGCTCGCTCGCGTTTCGGCGAAGCTGATGGCGAGATTGCACTTCGATCCGGTGGTCCAAGACACTGTCCAGACCCTCCAGACGGCGGAATCGACGGAGCTGAAAATTCTGCTCGGCGTGCTGGCGGTGTTGGTCGCGCCCGTGGCTGAGGAACTGGTTTTCCGGGGCATTCTTTATCCCGTGATCAAACAGCAAGGATTCCCGCGCCTGGCCCTGTGGGGGACTTCGCTGCTTTTCGCGGCGATCCATAACAACGCGATGATTTTTCTTTCGCTGACCTTGCTGGCGGTGATCCTGACGCTGTTGTATGAAACGACGAACAATCTGCTCGCGCCCATCGTCACCCACAGCCTGTTCAATCTGGCCAATTACTTCTGGTTGATCATTCAGCCCACGGCTCGGTGA
- the tsaE gene encoding tRNA (adenosine(37)-N6)-threonylcarbamoyltransferase complex ATPase subunit type 1 TsaE — protein MFISHSPEETEEFAARVAAEAQSGWVIGLSGELGAGKTQFVKGLARGLGIKERVHSPTFALLNIYDRGRLPLFHLDLYRLESQDQIVNAGLEEYFSPRGVSVVEWIERWQGPTPASFRQFRFEIVNETERRIVYD, from the coding sequence ATGTTCATTTCTCATAGCCCTGAGGAGACGGAGGAATTCGCGGCTCGCGTCGCTGCGGAGGCGCAATCGGGATGGGTTATCGGGCTAAGCGGCGAGCTGGGCGCGGGGAAGACTCAGTTCGTCAAAGGTCTGGCGCGAGGTCTGGGCATCAAGGAACGCGTGCATTCGCCGACTTTCGCGCTCTTGAACATTTACGACCGCGGACGGCTGCCGCTGTTTCATCTGGACTTGTATCGACTGGAAAGTCAGGACCAGATCGTCAACGCCGGACTGGAGGAATACTTTTCCCCACGCGGCGTTTCGGTGGTGGAATGGATCGAACGCTGGCAAGGCCCGACGCCTGCGTCTTTCCGGCAATTCCGTTTCGAGATCGTCAATGAAACCGAACGACGGATTGTCTATGATTGA
- a CDS encoding thiamine-monophosphate kinase → MNEVELLARLIPTLATNDSVVAGAGDDCAVLDLGLPNEFILFKTDAIVEGVHFTQEADAEKIGHKALARCLSDVAAMAGTPTHALITLALPQEFDVSFVEGIYRGLNALAARHEVAVVGGETTANLNCVLISVAVLGTVAKGKCLLRSGAQAGDAVFVTGTLGGSLQEKHLEFEPRLIEARWLAEHCGVHAMMDLSDGLATDLRHLLKASQVGAELLASAIPISRAARLAWKLNGQQLSRSAGRTPKPPLLAALTDGEDFELLFTVESREAVPLLDAWKKRFPELGLNCIGKITSTPGLFIKDKDGLRPLTEQGYVHFS, encoded by the coding sequence ATGAATGAGGTCGAACTCCTTGCCCGATTGATCCCGACTCTCGCCACAAACGATTCAGTCGTGGCCGGCGCGGGAGACGATTGCGCCGTGCTCGACCTGGGGCTGCCCAACGAATTCATCCTGTTCAAGACGGACGCGATTGTCGAAGGCGTGCATTTCACCCAGGAAGCGGACGCGGAGAAAATCGGGCACAAAGCGCTGGCGCGCTGCCTGAGCGACGTGGCCGCGATGGCCGGAACGCCGACGCATGCTTTGATTACGCTGGCCTTGCCGCAGGAGTTTGACGTGAGCTTCGTGGAGGGGATTTATCGCGGGTTGAACGCACTGGCCGCGCGCCATGAAGTGGCGGTCGTCGGTGGCGAAACCACAGCCAATTTAAACTGCGTGCTCATTTCCGTCGCTGTCCTGGGAACCGTGGCGAAGGGAAAATGTTTGCTCCGCTCCGGCGCCCAGGCCGGCGACGCCGTCTTTGTCACGGGAACGCTGGGAGGATCGCTTCAAGAAAAGCATCTCGAATTTGAGCCGAGGCTGATCGAAGCGCGCTGGCTGGCGGAGCATTGCGGCGTTCACGCGATGATGGACCTCAGCGACGGACTTGCGACCGACCTGCGGCATTTGCTCAAAGCGAGCCAGGTGGGCGCGGAATTGCTGGCCAGCGCCATCCCGATCAGCCGGGCCGCGCGCCTGGCCTGGAAACTGAATGGCCAGCAGCTTTCCCGCTCTGCCGGAAGAACCCCGAAGCCGCCGCTGTTGGCGGCCCTCACGGATGGAGAGGATTTCGAGTTGCTATTTACGGTCGAGAGCCGCGAGGCGGTGCCGTTGCTTGACGCGTGGAAGAAGCGATTTCCGGAACTCGGGTTGAACTGCATTGGCAAGATCACTTCCACGCCGGGCTTATTCATCAAGGACAAGGACGGGCTGCGTCCGCTGACCGAGCAGGGCTATGTTCATTTCTCATAG